In a genomic window of Pseudomonas putida:
- a CDS encoding c-type cytochrome, whose product MKHLLTRLALAVGLAAPVLLAQADDQVKRGEYLARAADCMACHTAPGGAPFAGGLPIVSPFGTIYGTNITPSKEHGIGLYSDDEFFAALTEGKRRDGANLYPAMPYTSYHLMPREDSDAIHAYLKTFEPIERAAPVTSLSFPFNVRPGLIAWNMMYGKDVKLTPTEGKSEAFKRGQYMVDVLGHCGECHTPRNVTGAMQQDKRLTGGLLNGYLAPSLLATDLAARGWNHQDLSAFLKHGMSAQGTMFNEMFPVFHNSTQGLNDADLAAMATFLLGDQPPAAKVLTDVPLDKLSASAQRGRQEYLNVCAGCHAPEGEGKPHIAVAMRGNTTLRLEDPRNLVRVIDDGIGEQKFAGFEHMQPMPGFAEKLSHEQLTDLLNYLRQGWGGQSGDLAVNDVQKLRADAPPLEHKAH is encoded by the coding sequence ATGAAGCATCTATTGACCCGCCTGGCATTGGCGGTTGGTTTGGCTGCGCCGGTGTTGCTGGCGCAGGCGGATGATCAGGTCAAACGCGGTGAATACCTCGCTCGCGCCGCCGACTGCATGGCCTGCCATACCGCACCGGGTGGCGCGCCCTTTGCGGGTGGGCTGCCGATCGTCTCGCCCTTCGGCACGATCTACGGCACCAACATCACCCCGAGCAAAGAGCACGGCATCGGCCTGTACAGCGATGACGAATTCTTCGCTGCGTTGACCGAGGGTAAGCGTCGCGACGGCGCCAACCTGTACCCGGCGATGCCGTACACCTCGTATCACCTGATGCCCCGTGAGGATTCAGACGCGATTCATGCGTACCTGAAAACCTTCGAGCCTATCGAGCGTGCGGCACCGGTGACCAGTCTGAGCTTCCCGTTCAACGTGCGTCCGGGCCTGATCGCCTGGAACATGATGTACGGCAAGGACGTGAAATTGACGCCGACCGAAGGCAAGAGCGAAGCCTTCAAGCGCGGCCAATACATGGTCGATGTGCTCGGGCACTGCGGCGAATGCCACACGCCACGCAATGTCACTGGCGCGATGCAGCAGGACAAACGCCTGACCGGTGGCCTGCTCAACGGTTACCTGGCGCCGAGCCTGCTGGCCACTGACCTGGCGGCTCGCGGCTGGAATCATCAGGACCTGAGCGCGTTCCTCAAGCACGGCATGAGCGCCCAGGGCACGATGTTCAACGAGATGTTCCCGGTGTTCCACAACAGCACCCAGGGCTTGAACGATGCCGATCTGGCGGCCATGGCCACCTTCCTGCTGGGCGATCAGCCACCGGCGGCGAAAGTGTTGACCGACGTGCCGTTGGACAAGCTCAGTGCCAGTGCCCAGCGCGGCCGTCAGGAATATTTGAATGTCTGTGCTGGCTGCCATGCGCCTGAAGGCGAGGGCAAGCCGCACATCGCCGTGGCCATGCGCGGCAACACCACGCTGCGCCTGGAAGATCCGCGCAACCTGGTTCGGGTGATCGATGACGGTATCGGCGAGCAGAAGTTTGCCGGATTCGAACACATGCAACCGATGCCGGGTTTCGCCGAGAAGCTCAGCCACGAGCAACTGACCGACCTGTTGAACTACCTGCGTCAGGGCTGGGGCGGTCAATCGGGTGATCTGGCGGTGAATGACGTGCAGAAGCTGCGGGCCGATGCGCCGCCGCTCGAGCACAAGGCGCACTGA
- a CDS encoding XdhC family protein, whose amino-acid sequence MQHLDLQVVRRALEWSAAGQRLWLCTVLATYGSAPRAPGSLLVVNDAGQWIGSLSGGCVEEDFLERVAEGAFEQAVSVVRYGEGDDPRSRVSLPCGGVLDVLVEKLEPDCDVQAHLHELESALLGRRRLIREVDLASGVRSLFDDREQGIRVEREIDRVRLRIGAAQRLLLAGYSSVAQACAEFAVGLGFEVILCDPRDEVLEGVVLENVEIRRQLPSVFIADGGCHRDTAVVALTHDPRIDDLAMMEAVRTEAFYIGVMGSVQTSQKRFERLRRIGGLGEGELARIHAPIGLNLGSKTPAEIALAVLADILRIRSGIARDKM is encoded by the coding sequence ATGCAGCATCTGGATCTGCAGGTGGTGCGCCGGGCGCTGGAATGGTCGGCGGCCGGACAGCGCCTCTGGCTGTGCACCGTGCTCGCCACTTACGGCTCGGCGCCCCGAGCGCCGGGTTCGTTGCTGGTGGTCAACGACGCTGGACAGTGGATCGGTTCGTTGTCCGGCGGCTGTGTCGAGGAAGACTTCCTCGAGCGCGTCGCCGAAGGTGCCTTCGAGCAAGCAGTCAGCGTTGTGCGCTACGGCGAAGGCGATGATCCTCGCTCGAGGGTGAGTCTGCCCTGTGGTGGCGTGCTGGATGTGCTGGTCGAAAAACTCGAGCCCGATTGCGACGTGCAGGCGCATTTGCACGAACTGGAGTCGGCGCTGTTGGGCCGACGCCGGTTGATCCGGGAAGTGGATCTGGCCAGTGGTGTTCGCAGTTTGTTTGACGATCGCGAGCAGGGCATACGTGTCGAGCGCGAAATCGATCGGGTTCGGTTGCGCATTGGTGCCGCTCAGCGCCTGCTGCTGGCCGGCTATTCCAGCGTGGCCCAGGCCTGCGCTGAGTTTGCCGTGGGGTTGGGCTTTGAAGTGATTCTCTGCGATCCACGGGACGAAGTGCTGGAAGGCGTCGTGCTGGAGAACGTGGAGATTCGGCGCCAACTGCCTTCGGTGTTCATCGCCGATGGCGGCTGCCACCGAGACACGGCGGTAGTCGCCTTGACCCATGATCCGCGTATTGATGATCTGGCAATGATGGAAGCGGTGCGTACCGAAGCGTTCTACATCGGTGTGATGGGCTCGGTGCAGACTTCGCAGAAGCGCTTCGAACGCTTGCGGCGTATTGGCGGTTTGGGGGAGGGAGAGTTGGCGCGGATTCATGCGCCAATCGGTCTGAACCTGGGCAGCAAGACGCCGGCGGAAATTGCCTTGGCAGTGCTCGCTGATATTTTGCGGATTCGTAGCGGTATCGCGCGGGACAAAATGTGA
- a CDS encoding NAD(P)/FAD-dependent oxidoreductase: protein MASTPYPESYYAASANAVPPRPALQDDVETDVCVIGAGYTGLSSALFLLESGFKVTVLEAAKVGFGASGRNGGQIVNSYSRDIDVIERSVGPKQAQLLGQMAFEGGRIIRERVAKYNIQCDLKNGGVFAAITAKQMGHLESQKRLWERFGHTQLELLDERRIREVVACDQYVGGMLDMSGGHIHPLNLALGEAAAVESLGGTIYEQSPAMRIERGANPVVHTPQGKVRAKFIIVAGNAYLGNLVPELAAKSMPCGTQVITTEPLGDALAKSLLPQDYCVEDCNYLLDYYRLSGDKRLIFGGGVVYGARDPANIEAIIRPKMLKAFPQLKDVKIDYAWTGNFLLTLSRLPQVGRLGDNIYYSQGCSGHGVTYTHLAGKVLAEALRGQAERFDAFADLPHYPFPGGQLLRTPFAALGAWYYGLRDKFGY, encoded by the coding sequence ATGGCAAGCACCCCCTACCCAGAGTCCTACTACGCCGCATCGGCCAATGCGGTACCACCGCGCCCGGCTTTGCAGGATGACGTTGAGACTGATGTTTGTGTCATCGGCGCCGGCTATACCGGCTTGTCCTCTGCCCTGTTTTTGCTGGAGAGCGGTTTCAAGGTCACGGTACTGGAAGCTGCGAAAGTCGGTTTCGGCGCGTCGGGACGCAATGGCGGTCAGATCGTCAACAGCTACAGCCGCGATATCGACGTGATCGAGCGCAGTGTCGGTCCCAAGCAAGCGCAATTGCTGGGGCAGATGGCGTTCGAGGGCGGACGGATCATTCGTGAGCGGGTCGCGAAGTACAACATCCAGTGCGACCTGAAGAACGGCGGTGTATTTGCCGCGATCACCGCCAAGCAGATGGGCCACCTGGAGTCCCAGAAACGCCTGTGGGAGCGTTTCGGCCATACGCAGCTCGAGTTGCTGGACGAGCGACGCATCCGCGAAGTGGTGGCTTGCGATCAATACGTCGGCGGCATGCTCGACATGAGTGGCGGCCATATCCACCCGCTCAATCTGGCGCTGGGTGAGGCCGCGGCTGTCGAGTCGCTGGGCGGCACGATTTATGAGCAATCACCCGCCATGCGTATCGAGCGTGGCGCCAATCCGGTGGTGCACACACCACAAGGCAAGGTCCGGGCGAAATTCATCATCGTGGCGGGCAATGCCTACCTGGGCAATCTGGTGCCGGAGCTGGCGGCCAAGTCGATGCCGTGCGGCACTCAGGTCATCACCACCGAACCGTTGGGCGATGCACTGGCCAAGAGCCTGCTGCCTCAGGATTACTGTGTCGAGGACTGCAACTATTTGCTCGACTACTACCGCCTCAGTGGCGACAAGCGCCTGATTTTCGGTGGCGGCGTGGTTTATGGCGCGCGGGATCCGGCGAACATCGAGGCGATTATTCGGCCGAAGATGCTCAAGGCCTTCCCACAACTCAAGGACGTGAAGATCGATTACGCCTGGACCGGCAATTTCCTGCTGACTCTGTCGCGCCTGCCGCAAGTCGGGCGCCTGGGCGACAACATTTACTACTCCCAGGGTTGCAGCGGCCACGGTGTGACGTACACGCATCTGGCGGGCAAGGTGCTGGCCGAAGCACTGCGCGGCCAGGCCGAGCGTTTCGACGCGTTTGCCGACCTGCCCCACTATCCGTTCCCTGGTGGCCAGTTGCTGCGCACGCCGTTTGCGGCGTTGGGTGCCTGGTATTACGGATTGCGGGACAAGTTCGGCTATTGA
- a CDS encoding tyrosine-type recombinase/integrase encodes MAARPRTLKNKKLPPNLYPNGKYWRYRNPITGVMTSINRPLEEAIKLARAANLKFAELVVDDGSLLAALTGDRLPIVSNLLQRFEDEWLVDKGYAARTLEEIKFKLERYRQDLGDRLIGQLDVLAMAEYLDQFSNNAYTKHRGLWVQIFAFAVAKGLAERNNAELTLVKKEAEKKRQRHTLEGLKKIIDAATTPPWLKRAIRLALVSLQRREDIVTWLKSAADMDKNTLTVSPGKTQGYDNPIHLKITMGAALREVVGECLRSPIASPYLIHYKPKARRREQIDAKDHWTSVTPDYLTKEFSKARDAAHAYDQVPKGERPTFHEIRALGSWLYEQQNFPTEYIQALMGHADEKMTKHYQEGHDEKEIEYQEVGADLAF; translated from the coding sequence ATGGCAGCCCGGCCGCGTACGCTCAAAAACAAAAAGCTGCCGCCGAATCTTTACCCGAACGGTAAGTATTGGCGGTACCGCAACCCCATCACCGGCGTGATGACCAGCATCAATCGCCCATTGGAGGAAGCAATCAAGCTAGCCAGGGCTGCGAACCTGAAGTTTGCGGAGTTGGTGGTGGACGATGGCTCGCTACTCGCGGCGCTGACCGGCGATCGACTGCCGATCGTGAGCAACCTGCTGCAGCGCTTCGAGGACGAATGGCTGGTCGACAAGGGCTACGCCGCGCGCACCCTGGAAGAAATCAAATTCAAGCTTGAGCGGTACCGGCAGGACTTGGGCGATCGGCTCATCGGGCAACTGGATGTTCTGGCCATGGCCGAATACCTCGACCAATTCAGCAACAACGCCTACACGAAGCACCGCGGGCTGTGGGTGCAGATCTTTGCGTTCGCAGTGGCCAAGGGCCTGGCCGAGCGTAACAACGCCGAGTTGACGCTGGTGAAGAAGGAGGCAGAGAAAAAGCGCCAGCGCCACACGCTGGAGGGGCTGAAGAAGATCATCGATGCCGCCACCACGCCACCGTGGCTGAAACGAGCCATCCGTCTGGCCTTGGTCAGCCTTCAGCGCCGGGAGGATATCGTTACCTGGCTGAAGTCAGCCGCCGACATGGACAAGAACACGCTGACAGTCTCGCCCGGGAAGACGCAAGGCTACGACAACCCGATCCACTTGAAGATCACCATGGGCGCGGCGTTGCGTGAAGTTGTCGGTGAGTGCCTGCGCTCGCCAATCGCATCGCCGTACCTGATCCACTACAAGCCAAAGGCCAGGCGTCGAGAACAGATCGACGCAAAAGACCACTGGACGTCAGTGACACCGGACTACCTGACCAAGGAGTTCAGCAAGGCGAGGGACGCCGCGCACGCCTACGACCAAGTGCCGAAGGGTGAGCGCCCCACTTTTCACGAGATCCGCGCTTTAGGTTCATGGCTCTACGAGCAGCAGAATTTCCCGACGGAATATATCCAGGCACTGATGGGCCACGCAGACGAGAAGATGACGAAACACTATCAGGAGGGGCACGACGAAAAGGAAATCGAGTACCAGGAGGTGGGCGCCGATTTGGCGTTTTGA
- a CDS encoding DUF1654 domain-containing protein, with protein MAKSQKQKQEERFVMSGVERLGLRVSSMINHPVAQTQRWVTVHRLDTDGDREWEEVMGLLSETDGIDMTFNDDESVTLRWEASTEEDRPVEVEDAFEVEEVAPF; from the coding sequence ATGGCCAAGTCGCAAAAGCAAAAACAAGAGGAAAGGTTTGTTATGTCGGGGGTTGAGCGCTTGGGGCTCAGGGTTTCGTCAATGATCAATCATCCTGTCGCGCAGACTCAGCGCTGGGTGACGGTTCATCGGCTGGATACAGATGGCGATCGAGAGTGGGAGGAGGTGATGGGCTTGCTATCCGAGACCGACGGCATAGACATGACGTTCAACGACGACGAATCGGTGACGCTGAGGTGGGAGGCGAGCACCGAGGAGGATCGCCCTGTAGAAGTGGAGGATGCATTTGAGGTGGAGGAGGTTGCGCCTTTCTGA
- a CDS encoding S24 family peptidase, producing MSKKKELSPELKAECDAAKALFVSKKNALGLTQASLAEAADISAAAVAMYLNGTNPLNVKFAAVLSRLLDVPVEKFSKRLANEISGLTAAAEQTNALSQSSSAADMVRQMLEKQGKGLSEEARRRLLAAAESDNGGGAIEIDYYRPGVVGDEVWIAHYDVRAAMGGGQIPHDYPEMLQDVRVSPQHLREMGVEFKEHFHLKMVTGWGQSMAPTIKHRDPLLVDISIREFAGDGIYMFSWEGHLYIKRLQWLGDEQIKMISDNDRHPPQTIRADETYVQAKVLLVWNAQLL from the coding sequence ATGAGCAAAAAGAAAGAACTTTCCCCAGAGCTAAAAGCAGAGTGCGACGCCGCCAAGGCGCTTTTCGTATCGAAAAAGAACGCCCTCGGTCTGACTCAAGCGAGCCTCGCGGAAGCGGCTGATATCTCTGCCGCAGCTGTCGCGATGTACCTGAATGGCACCAACCCGTTGAACGTAAAGTTTGCCGCGGTGTTATCGCGCCTGCTTGATGTGCCCGTTGAGAAGTTCAGCAAGCGCCTGGCGAATGAAATTAGCGGCCTTACAGCAGCTGCGGAGCAAACCAACGCTTTATCACAGAGCAGCTCCGCCGCCGACATGGTTCGGCAGATGCTCGAAAAGCAGGGAAAGGGCTTATCTGAGGAGGCTCGCAGGCGACTACTCGCCGCTGCTGAAAGTGACAATGGCGGCGGCGCCATCGAAATTGACTACTACCGCCCTGGCGTTGTCGGTGACGAGGTGTGGATCGCCCATTACGATGTGCGCGCAGCAATGGGCGGCGGGCAGATCCCGCATGACTATCCAGAGATGCTGCAGGATGTCCGGGTGAGCCCTCAGCACTTGCGCGAGATGGGCGTCGAGTTCAAAGAGCACTTTCATCTCAAGATGGTGACCGGATGGGGCCAGTCGATGGCACCTACCATCAAGCACCGGGATCCTCTACTCGTCGACATCAGCATCCGTGAATTCGCGGGAGATGGGATCTACATGTTCTCTTGGGAGGGTCACCTTTACATCAAGCGCCTTCAGTGGCTGGGTGACGAGCAGATCAAGATGATTTCCGACAACGATAGGCATCCGCCGCAGACGATCAGGGCGGATGAGACCTACGTTCAGGCGAAGGTGCTCCTCGTCTGGAATGCTCAGCTCCTGTAG
- a CDS encoding Cro/CI family transcriptional regulator, with product MKQIPLTELVATKGQAFAAKSLGVSPAAISKAISAERNISVICNEDGTFEAHELKSFPAQASPKKSAA from the coding sequence ATGAAGCAGATCCCACTAACAGAGCTGGTTGCTACGAAAGGGCAGGCCTTTGCGGCCAAGTCTCTTGGGGTCAGCCCCGCTGCAATCAGTAAGGCCATTTCCGCCGAGCGCAACATTTCCGTCATCTGCAATGAAGACGGGACCTTTGAGGCTCATGAGCTCAAGTCCTTCCCGGCGCAGGCATCACCGAAGAAATCAGCTGCTTAA
- a CDS encoding phage regulatory CII family protein: protein MDEFLRACQSAVLDNEAKVLAGQMGVPHVSLLQRANPDNDAHHLTIEHLFGILLHTGDMRPLAALADQFGFDLVKRAAPAPKELTASMMNVGKEIADLTLAVHSALDDGRVTQIEKQAIRREIEHVRHELSVMEESVKVA from the coding sequence ATGGACGAATTTCTGCGGGCTTGCCAAAGCGCGGTCCTGGACAACGAAGCAAAGGTGTTGGCCGGCCAGATGGGTGTTCCCCACGTCAGCCTGCTGCAGCGTGCCAATCCCGACAACGATGCCCATCACCTGACTATTGAGCACCTGTTCGGGATCTTGCTGCACACCGGCGACATGCGTCCGCTCGCCGCCCTGGCTGATCAGTTCGGTTTCGACCTGGTGAAAAGGGCAGCTCCGGCACCGAAGGAGCTCACGGCTTCGATGATGAATGTCGGCAAGGAAATCGCTGATCTGACCCTGGCTGTGCACAGCGCGCTGGATGACGGCCGCGTAACTCAAATCGAGAAGCAGGCCATTCGGAGAGAGATCGAACATGTCCGTCACGAGCTGAGCGTGATGGAAGAGTCGGTGAAGGTCGCCTGA
- a CDS encoding phage antirepressor KilAC domain-containing protein, with product MNTSTAPGNTRRVATLFRQEQNVSRHTMSSREIADLTGSTHDNVLKTIRALVAKGVVSSNDTPYVHPQNGQVYREFLLSQRDTLVVVSGYSVELRARIIDRWQELEARADQFQIPATYAEALQAAADQAKENQSLRLVILDQEPKVAAIKRLASAGGAICISDAAKQLQMPPSKLFKWLEKNRWIFHRGGSKRWTAYQPRITSGYLVHKVTALKSDPETGADRAAFQPLVTPKGLAYLAEKNIGASL from the coding sequence ATGAACACCAGCACCGCTCCAGGCAATACCCGCCGTGTCGCGACACTTTTTCGGCAAGAGCAAAACGTGTCGCGACACACAATGTCGTCTCGCGAGATCGCCGATCTGACCGGCAGCACGCATGACAACGTGCTGAAAACCATCCGCGCCTTGGTTGCAAAGGGTGTCGTTTCTTCAAACGACACCCCTTACGTTCATCCGCAGAACGGCCAGGTCTATCGCGAGTTCCTGCTCTCCCAGCGCGACACCTTGGTGGTCGTCTCCGGATACAGCGTCGAGTTGCGCGCCCGGATCATCGATCGCTGGCAGGAACTGGAGGCGAGGGCGGATCAATTCCAGATCCCGGCGACCTACGCCGAGGCTCTCCAAGCTGCTGCTGATCAGGCCAAGGAAAACCAGTCGCTTCGCCTGGTGATTCTCGATCAGGAGCCAAAGGTCGCGGCTATTAAACGACTCGCCTCTGCCGGCGGCGCGATCTGCATCAGTGATGCCGCCAAACAACTGCAGATGCCACCCTCGAAGCTATTCAAGTGGCTTGAGAAGAACCGGTGGATCTTCCATCGCGGCGGCTCCAAGCGTTGGACCGCCTACCAGCCGCGAATCACTTCCGGCTATCTGGTCCACAAGGTCACCGCACTGAAAAGCGACCCTGAGACAGGTGCGGACCGCGCTGCCTTTCAACCCCTCGTAACACCGAAAGGCCTTGCCTACCTGGCCGAAAAGAATATCGGAGCCTCGCTGTGA
- a CDS encoding helix-turn-helix domain-containing protein: MSWALSLPIESLKDSSARHVLLCLANYAGSNGAGAFPSASTLAQDTGLSERTVRYKLDDLEKVGLIQKGNQAIAAVHIDRHDRRPVVYDLQLSRGANPAPRTKRGADDATGCNSQQNGVQPGTERGAESAPNPSLNHQVTEEQLQRDLADEIAQQEQVAAECPAANQRFAMFATWVPPTKALSDQIAIAGLPADCVPDEAIRKFKGFHCAKPNTLDSAAGWCYRLVQWVKRERVQAAGRGQEPDFNDTSWGDDLGGL, translated from the coding sequence ATGTCCTGGGCGCTCTCTCTGCCCATTGAGTCCCTGAAAGACTCGAGCGCGCGGCACGTGCTGCTGTGCCTTGCCAACTATGCCGGCTCGAACGGCGCTGGCGCCTTTCCGTCTGCCTCGACCCTGGCACAAGACACCGGCCTGTCTGAGCGTACCGTGCGCTACAAGCTGGACGATCTGGAGAAGGTCGGCCTAATCCAGAAAGGCAACCAAGCTATCGCCGCCGTGCACATCGATCGTCATGACCGTCGACCAGTCGTTTACGACCTTCAACTATCGCGGGGTGCAAATCCTGCACCCCGTACAAAACGGGGTGCAGATGACGCAACGGGGTGCAACTCACAACAGAACGGGGTGCAGCCTGGAACAGAACGGGGTGCAGAATCTGCACCCAATCCGTCACTGAACCATCAGGTAACCGAAGAGCAGCTGCAGCGCGATTTGGCCGACGAGATCGCGCAGCAAGAGCAGGTCGCCGCCGAATGCCCAGCGGCAAACCAACGCTTCGCCATGTTCGCCACCTGGGTTCCCCCGACCAAAGCTTTGTCCGACCAGATTGCAATCGCAGGGCTACCCGCCGACTGCGTTCCCGACGAAGCCATCCGCAAGTTCAAAGGGTTCCACTGCGCCAAGCCGAACACCCTGGATTCAGCTGCCGGCTGGTGCTACCGCCTAGTGCAGTGGGTTAAGCGTGAGCGCGTTCAGGCCGCTGGGCGCGGGCAAGAACCTGACTTCAACGACACCAGCTGGGGCGATGACCTAGGAGGTCTGTGA
- a CDS encoding replication protein P, whose product MKSVSSVLQTLSNVPSAEVVPLKADTGTVQVINALFRELMAIFPAWKQAWPDQEAINAAKATWTKAFMAEKITKIEQIRFGIEQCRKAGSDFAPSVGKFIALCQPTPEMLGIPPLDTAFREACRNAHPSMAGQATWSHDAVWHTAKESGFENLNRLESSLAKKLFERNYVITTRRLVDGLPLQKMPLALPARAEGRRTPEVGNKALAELRARRAGATQ is encoded by the coding sequence ATGAAATCCGTATCGAGCGTGCTGCAAACCCTGTCCAACGTTCCGAGCGCAGAAGTCGTGCCTCTCAAGGCGGATACGGGGACCGTGCAGGTGATCAACGCATTGTTCCGTGAGTTGATGGCGATCTTTCCAGCCTGGAAGCAGGCCTGGCCCGATCAGGAAGCGATCAACGCGGCGAAGGCAACCTGGACCAAGGCCTTCATGGCTGAAAAGATCACCAAGATCGAGCAGATCCGCTTCGGCATCGAGCAGTGCAGGAAGGCCGGTTCCGACTTCGCGCCGAGCGTTGGGAAGTTCATCGCCCTGTGCCAGCCCACTCCCGAAATGCTCGGCATACCGCCGCTCGATACCGCGTTCCGCGAAGCATGCCGCAATGCCCATCCATCGATGGCCGGCCAAGCCACTTGGTCACACGACGCGGTATGGCACACGGCGAAAGAGTCGGGGTTCGAGAACCTGAACCGTCTCGAAAGCTCATTGGCCAAGAAGTTGTTCGAGCGCAATTACGTGATCACCACGCGCCGCCTGGTTGATGGTCTCCCTCTGCAAAAAATGCCCCTGGCGCTTCCCGCTCGAGCGGAAGGGCGCCGTACCCCTGAAGTCGGAAACAAGGCCTTGGCCGAATTGCGCGCCCGGCGCGCCGGAGCAACCCAATGA
- a CDS encoding DUF3310 domain-containing protein gives MSALAKQVSGGHYKSLKIQPIEYIHANGIPFAEGSVIKYVTRWREKGGIADLEKAKHFLELLIELEQNARDPE, from the coding sequence ATGAGTGCACTCGCAAAACAAGTTTCGGGCGGCCATTACAAGTCGCTCAAGATCCAGCCGATCGAATACATCCATGCAAATGGCATCCCCTTCGCCGAGGGCAGCGTCATCAAGTACGTCACCCGTTGGCGCGAAAAGGGCGGCATCGCCGATCTGGAGAAGGCCAAACACTTCCTTGAGCTGCTGATCGAGCTTGAGCAGAACGCGAGGGATCCGGAATGA
- a CDS encoding VRR-NUC domain-containing protein produces the protein MKLFKAKIARAKPVDREGAEQAALMTELRIRLPEVADLIYHVPNGGHRVKAVAAKLKAQGVKAGIPDLVLPMARGGFFGLYIEFKATPPNDAAISDSQHERIRKLNAEGYLAVVCRGHFDTMEQIRAYLRLAPTVVAA, from the coding sequence ATGAAGCTGTTCAAGGCCAAGATCGCCCGTGCCAAACCAGTCGACCGTGAGGGAGCAGAGCAAGCGGCGTTGATGACCGAGTTGCGCATCCGTCTGCCCGAGGTTGCTGACTTGATCTACCACGTTCCGAACGGTGGGCATCGGGTGAAAGCTGTCGCCGCGAAGTTGAAGGCCCAGGGCGTGAAGGCCGGGATTCCCGACTTGGTCCTGCCCATGGCCCGTGGTGGTTTCTTCGGTCTATACATCGAGTTCAAGGCTACGCCGCCGAACGACGCGGCCATCTCTGACAGCCAGCACGAACGGATTCGCAAGCTCAATGCTGAGGGTTATCTCGCCGTGGTGTGCCGTGGGCACTTCGACACGATGGAGCAGATCCGCGCCTACCTGCGGCTCGCTCCGACAGTGGTGGCCGCATGA